A genome region from Triplophysa rosa linkage group LG24, Trosa_1v2, whole genome shotgun sequence includes the following:
- the waslb gene encoding WASP like actin nucleation promoting factor b, translating into MSGPPPNRRPAGHVGSILLTQQENEVLFNHMGRKCTSLCSAVVQVYGADRNSWMKKCCGVASLVKDNPQKSYFIRVFDMKDGKILFDQEVYNNFTLNNSKSYFVTFAGDTCQIGLNFASEEEAKRFKLATSDLMGRRLRKTEKRREPSNGPSGPSGLVLPMATVDIKNPEINSPRYHSNSQMNNINLHSNFKKKDKGKTNNKKKKISKAEIGTPSNFRHVGHVGWDPNTGFDLNNLDPDLKKLFDMCGISEDQLKDKETSKVIYDFIEEKGGVEAVKDELRRQAPPPPKGGPPPPPPIHSSGPPPPPPSRGRGAPPPPPPSRAPNTAPPPPPPSRPGMGVPPPPPSRGPGSAPPPPPPPQPASFSPPAPPPPPPMGGPPPPPPPGLPPPAPLLLPGVDSGEPLGVKSALLDQIREGAALKRVEQNNKPTSSGGRNALLDQIRLGIQLKNVTDNTDSATSTSAPSGDIVGALMQVMEKRSKAIHSSDDDEDDDDLEDFEDEDEWED; encoded by the exons ATGAGCGGCCCACCTCCAAACAGGAGGCCTGCGGGACACGTTGGCTCAATTCTGCTCACCCAGCAAGAGAACGAAGTGCTTTTCAACCATATGGGCAGGAAATGCACC AGCTTGTGTTCAGCTGTGGTGCAGGTCTATGGAGCCGACAGAAACTCGTGGATGAAGAAATGCTGTGGGGTGGCCAGTCTGGTGAAAGACAATCCACAGAAATCTTATTTTATCAGAGTATTCGATATGAAA GACGGAAAAATCTTGTTTGACCAAGAGGTTTACAACAACTTTACATTAAACAACTCTAAGTCTTACTTTGTCACATTTGCTGGAGAC ACGTGTCAGATCGGACTCAATTTTGCCAGTGAAGAGGAAGCCAAGCGCTTCAAATTGGCGACCAGCGATCTTATGGGCAGAAGACTGAGAAAAACCG AGAAGAGACGTGAGCCCTCTAATG GACCATCAGGACCCTCAGGACTTGTTTTGCCAATGGCGACGGTGGACATAAAGAACCCAGAGATCAACAGTCCGCGTTATCACAGTAACTCTCAGATGAACAACATCAACCTCCACAGCAACTTCAAGAAGAAAGACAAGGGCAAAACCaacaacaagaaaaagaaaatatccAAGGCCGAAATTGGCACCCCGAGCAATTTTCG acACGTTGGACATGTAGGCTGGGATCCCAACACAGGCTTTGAT CTGAATAATTTGGACCCGGACCTGAAGAAACTCTTCGACATGTGCGGCATCTCAGAAGATCAGCTGAAAGACAAAGAGACGTCGAAAGTCATCTATGACTTCATTGAGGAGAAAGGAGGGGTAGAGGCTGTAAAAGATGAACTTCGACGTCAGG CGCCTCCGCCTCCAAAAGGAGGTCCACCGCCACCACCACCTATCCACAGCTCAGGacctcctcctccacctcccTCCAGGGGCCGTGGAGCACCGCCCCCTCCGCCACCCTCAAGAGCACCCAACACAGCGCCCCCTCCACCTCCGCCCTCCCGACCGGGTATGGGTGTACCGCCGCCTCCACCCAGCAGAGGGCCCGGGTCAGCTCCCCCGCCTCCTCCACCGCCCCAACCCGCCTCCTTCTCGCCGCCGGCTCCTCCACCTCCTCCTCCAATGGGTGGGCCACCGCCGCCGCCACCACCAGGACTGCCTCCTCCCGCGCCACTTCTGCTACCAGGTGTGGATTCTGGAGAGCCTCTAGGGGTTAAATCTGCACTCCTTGATCAGATTCGAGAAGGAGCGGCACTCAAGAGAGTGGAGCAAAATAACAAGCCCACATCTAGCGGAGGCCGCAACGCCCTTTTAGACCAGATCCGACTGGGCATTCAGCTTAAAAAT gtGACAGATAATACAGACTCGGCCACGTCCACTTCAGCCCCCTCAGGTGATATTGTGGGGGCACTGATGCAGGTGATGGAGAAGAGAAGCAAAGCCATCCATTCATCAG ATGacgatgaggatgatgatgatttgGAAGATTTTGAAGATGAAGACGAGTGGGAAGACTGA
- the lmod2b gene encoding LOW QUALITY PROTEIN: leiomodin-2 (The sequence of the model RefSeq protein was modified relative to this genomic sequence to represent the inferred CDS: substituted 1 base at 1 genomic stop codon): MSMFGYRRELSKYEDLDEDELLASLTAEELQELEKELADIDPDGNVPIGLRQRDQTVKTPTGTFSREALMKYWENETRKLLEEERIGSTSPGQKDEDSKDDDDDDERITDAEESEEEKEEDEEKEKDNRKYREAEKQEEEDEESELEEPVTEEEEDEDEEEDSSPSDCPPQHQQRLSSDSQSNLRPTEPVKRSSPLMCEPRVQSQESSRMSGNPTVVDEVLEKILNNDSKTTEVNLNNIENISQETLVRFSEALRSNTHVRYFSLANTHADDQVAFAIAKMLRENCHITNLNIESNFITGKGVLALVQALTRNRTLTELRFHNQRHICGGQVEMEIVKLLRENTTLIKLGYQFDLPGPRISMTTILTRKQDLQRQKRMQEQRQQGGVATNPRTSELQKSGTMVSPXGSPRSSPWSSPKLPRVDMSKKNAPPAPPPPPPPPPPPPPAPPSKASEKKAPTRTIAELVKRQEETKKQQGPTKPKAKKSKKGPGKKTETDSVLKELKNALRPIGDRENSRPSTPQRNAHDDLMAAIRGSCIRNLRKVEVP, from the exons ATGAGCATGTTTGGCTACCGGCGAGAATTGAGTAAATATGAAGATTTGGATGAAGATGAGCTGTTGGCCTCGCTGACAGCCGAGGAGCTCCAGGAGCTGGAGAAGGAACTGGCTGATATCGATCCGGACGGTAATGTTCCCATCGGACTGAGACAGAGAGATCAGACCGTCAAGACTCCAACCGGGACGTTCAGCAGAGAGGCTCTGATGAAATACTGGGAAAATGAGACCAGAAAACTGCTGGAGGAGGAAAGAATCGGATCCACAAGCCCGGGACAG AAAGATGAAGACAgcaaagatgatgatgatgatgacgaacGCATTACCGATGCTGAAGAGTCTGAAGAGGAAAAAGAAGAAGATGAAGAAAAGGAGAAAGACAACCGGAAATATCGtgaagctgaaaaacaagaGGAAGAAGATGAAGAAAGTGAACTTGAAGAGCCAGTGAcagaagaagaggaggatgaAGATGAAGAAGAGGATAGTTCTCCATCAGATTGTCCTCCTCAACATCAGCAGCGTTTATCCTCTGACAGTCAATCAAATCTGAGACCGACGGAGCCTGTGAAGCGATCCTCTCCACTCATGTGTGAACCAAGAGTCCAATCTCAGGAGTCCAGTCGCATGTCAGGAAACCCCACGGTGGTGGACGAGGTTCTGGAGAAGATCCTCAACAATGACTCTAAAACCACTGAAGTCAACCTCAACAACATTGAAAACATCTCTCAAGAGACTCTTGTACGCTTTTCCGAGGCCTTGCGTTCCAACACGCACGTGCGGTACTTCAGTCTCGCCAACACGCACGCGGACGACCAGGTGGCTTTTGCCATCGCCAAGATGCTGAGGGAAAACTGCCACATCACAAATCTTAACATCGAGTCCAACTTCATAACAGGAAAAGGCGTCCTGGCGTTGGTGCAAGCCTTAACCCGAAACAGAACTCTCACGGAGCTTCGATTTCACAACCAGAGGCACATCTGCGGAGGACAGGTGGAAATGGAGATCGTCAAGTTACTCAGGGAGAACACCACGCTCATAAAGCTGGGCTACCAGTTCGACCTCCCCGGTCCTCGTATAAGCATGACGACGATTCTGACCCGCAAACAAGACCTTCAGAGACAGAAGAGAATGCAAGAGCAGCGGCAACAGGGCGGTGTGGCGACAAACCCACGAACCTCCGAGCTCCAGAAGAGCGGCACTATGGTTTCCCCCTAAGGCTCGCCTCGGAGTTCACCGTGGTCATCTCCAAAGTTGCCACGTGTTGACATGTCAAAGAAGAACGCTCCCCCTGCTCCACCACCACCGCCTCCACCCCCGCCTCCTCCACCACCAGCGCCTCCATCCAAAGCCTCCGAAAAGAAGGCTCCAACTAGAACGATAGCGGAACTAGTCAAACGTCAAGAGGAGACAAAGAAACAGCAGGGTCCGACTAAACCCAAAGCTAAAAAGAGCAAAAAAGGGCCAGGGAAGAAGACAGAGACTGACAGTGTACTGAAGGAGCTGAAGAACGCTTTGAGACCCATTGGAGACCGAGAAAATTCCAGACCATCAACACCACAACGCAACGCTCATGATGATCTCATGGCCGCCATCAGAGGAAGCTGCATCAGAAACCTCAGGAAG GTGGAGGTTCCATAG
- the asb15b gene encoding LOW QUALITY PROTEIN: ankyrin repeat and SOCS box protein 15b (The sequence of the model RefSeq protein was modified relative to this genomic sequence to represent the inferred CDS: substituted 1 base at 1 genomic stop codon), with the protein MEYIEQMDEGQLVEYAIQMSLQDSRSTLETASDENLKILSAIDEGDVYELRKMHKNSDAFKERDGRDWLPLHRASVQPDAEVLETVLMASYELTMEETTGNGETPLTLACQEGHVENVKVLLQHGASPHNTNSRNETPLLLAVRRSSYEMVHALIMGGAFVEQLCLKKWTATHEAAKVGCADIMMMLLRDGGKIMGRDGHGVTPLGIAAEYGQPEVLDILIQNGGDATAQATNGDSVLYDAAGSGNLDCIHLLLQHGACPNVASLCYQLPIHRAAYEGHYLALRTLIPITTKRAIRLSGMSPVHSAADGGHVDCLELLIERGFDVNPILSPHISENYGDMRKTPLYFAVCNGDVTCTEMLLNSGAKTELDPLCCLLVAVRAGKXELVRLLLAHGADVNCIFNVVSDTMFPTALQYCLKDEMMLRMLLNNGYHAESCFECSHDNPVRRYTWVEVHSQSYKIRSNSNKVTFCEFINVAWMAHLAGRVVQTLLDYVNRVHICSTLQRNLEKQEEWDDICDILRNPRRLKHLARLVIRRQMMLRRLNDPEFMSMVPFPPALKNFLLYKEYDIYGQMVEN; encoded by the exons ATGGAGTACATTGAGCAGATGGATGAAGGTCAGCTGGTTGAGTATGCCATTCAAATGAGTCTTCAAGATTCACGCAG CACTTTAGAAACAGCCAGTGATGAAAATCTGAAGATTTTATCAGCAATAGATGAAG GCGATGTGTATGAACTgagaaaaatgcacaaaaacagCGATGCCTTCAAGGAAAGAGACGGCAGAGATTGGCTCCCTTTGCACAGAGCATCTGTCCAGCCAGATGCTGAGGTGCTGGAGACCGTCCTCATGG CATCCTACGAGCTCACCATGGAGGAGACGACGGGCAACGGAGAGACCCCTCTGACTTTGGCTTGTCAAGAAGGACACGTGGAGAATGTGAAGGTTTTACTCCAACACGGAGCGTCCCCGCACAACACCAACAGCAGGAACGAGACTCCACTTCTGCTGG CTGTGAGGAGAAGCTCTTACGAGATGGTTCACGCACTGATAATGGGCGGAGCCTTCGTGGAGCAGCTGTGTTTGAAGAAATGGACGGCCACCCATGAGGCAGCCAAGGTGGGTTGTGCCGACATTATGATGATGCTACTGAGAGACGGAGGAAAGATCATGGGTCGCGACGGGCACGGGGTCACACCGCTGGGCATCGCCGCCGAGTACGGTCAACCTGAAGTACTAGACATCCTTATTCAAAATG GGGGCGATGCAACCGCACAAGCCACAAACGGAGACAGTGTTTTATATGATGCTGCGGGCTCTGGGAACCTGGACTGTATTCATCTGCTCTTACAGCACGGTGCTTGCCCCAACGTAGCAAGTCTTTGCTATCAATTGCCTATTCACCGTGCAGCCTACGAAGGGCACTACCT GGCCTTAAGGACCCTCATTCCCATCACCACCAAGAGGGCCATCCGTCTTTCTGGAATGAGTCCGGTCCATTCTGCGGCAGACGGCGGCCACGTCGACTGTCTAGAGCTGCTGATCGAGAGGGGCTTTGACGTCAACCCCATCCTAAGCCCCCACATCTCAGAGAACTACGGCGACATGAGGAAGACGCCGCTATATTTCGCCGTCTGCAATGGTGATGTCACCTGCACCGAGATGCTTCTGAACTCAGGTGCCAAGACGGAGCTGGACCCGCTGTGCTGCCTCCTAGTGGCGGTCCGAGCTGGAAAATAAGAGCTGGTGCGGCTGCTTCTGGCACACGGGGCGGATGTCAACTGCATCTTTAATGTCGTAAGCGACACAATGTTTCCCACGGCCTTACAGTACTGCCTCAAGGATGAAATGATGCTGCGGATGCTCCTTAACAACGGTTACCATGCAGAAAGCTGTTTTGAATGTTCCCACGACAACCCTGTGAGGAGATACACGTGGGTGGAGGTTCACAGCCAGTCGTACAAAATCAGGAGCAATTCCAACAAAGTCACA tTTTGTGAGTTCATAAACGTGGCGTGGATGGCACACTTGGCAGGGAGGGTCGTCCAAACTCTCCTGGATTACGTGAATCGCGTGCACATCTGCAGCACCCTGCAGCGGAACCTGGAGAAACAGGAGGAGTGGGACGACATCTGTGACATTCTCA GAAACCCACGTCGGCTGAAGCATCTGGCCAGGTTGGTCATCAGGAGACAGATGATGCTGAGAAGACTGAATGATCCAGAGTTCATGAGCATGGTTCCTTTTCCACCAGCACTGAAGAACTTCCTGCTTTACAAAGAATATGATATTTATGGACAAATGGTAGAAAACTAG
- the dus4l gene encoding tRNA-dihydrouridine(20a/20b) synthase [NAD(P)+]-like codes for MHSGNVMDLFNSGTTVKVCAPMVRYSKLAFRALVRKYDCDMCFTPMIIAEDFMRSAKARDSEFTTNKSDRPLIVQFAAKNAQTLADAACVVSAFSDGVDLNCGCPQRWAVSEGYGACLINKPELVRDMVRHVRNQIGNPNYTVSIKIRIHKDIRKTVDLCQKVEAAGVAWITVHGRTADERHQPVHHDAIKIIKSSLSIPVIANGDIKNMQDVESTRDLTGVDGVMAARGLLANPAMFAGFEETPLQCVWDWVDIALEHGTPFTCFHHHLIYMLERITSQPERRVFNNLSSTSAVIDYLHNAYGSL; via the exons atgcaTAGTGGAAATGTCATGGACTTGTTTAACAGCGGAACTACAGTCAAAGTCTGTGCACCTATGGTCCGATACTCAAA GTTGGCTTTTAGAGCTTTGGTGAGGAAATATGATTGTGATATGTGTTTCACCCCCATGATCATAGCAGAAGACTTCATGCGCTCTGCTAAAGCCAGAGACAGTGAATTCACCACCAACAAGA GTGATCGACCCTTAATCGTGCAGTTTGCTGCCAAGAATGCACAAACTCTGGCAGACGCGGCATGTGTGGTGTCAGCTTTCTCAGACGGAGTGGATCTGAACTGTGGCTGTCCACAAAG GTGGGCTGTGTCTGAAGGTTACGGAGCGTGTCTGATCAACAAACCTGAGCTGGTCAGAGATATGGTGAGACACGTTCGAAACCAAATAGGCAATCCCAATTACACAGTGTCCATTAAAATAAG AATCCATAAGGATATCAGGAAGACGGTGGACCTCTGTCAGAAAGTGGAGGCAGCAGGTGTAGCGTGGATTACGGTTCACGGTCGTACAGCTGATGAGAGGCACCAGCCCGTTCACCACGATGCCATTAAGATCATCAAGAGCAGCCTGTCCATCCCCGTCATCGCCAACGGAGACATCAAGAACATGCAGGACGTGGAGTCCACCCGTGACCTCACGGGCGTGGATG GTGTGATGGCTGCCCGTGGGTTGCTGGCCAATCCTGCCATGTTCGCAGGGTTTGAGGAGACCCCGCTTCAGTGTGTGTGGGACTGGGTAGACATTGCTTTAGAACACGGGACACCTTTTACTTGTTTCCACCATCACTTGATTTACATGTTAGAGCGCATCACCTCTCAGCCTGAGAGGAGAGTGTTCAATAATCTATCCAGTACTTCTGCGGTCATTGACTACCTCCACAATGCTTATGGCTCCTTATAG